A region of Geobacillus sp. 46C-IIa DNA encodes the following proteins:
- a CDS encoding lipid II:glycine glycyltransferase FemX, translating into MLKIISQKNDWERVLNLFKNLDVYYSYEYGKLFERVEKDELLGAYFERRNDRLFYPFILRSINIFEGLYYDIVTPYGYGGPYVEGDKNIVGEFYKEFEQYCSEKRIITETIRFHPLLKNHDYCKSVINLQYIRQTTAVDLEDSLINIRDKYTSMNKRNIKKAIKNNIRCFVAEKTLENINIFKELYEETMDRNKALDYYYFDQEFFINQLENTKISESYLLFAEYDSEIIAGVIVLIGKNFAHYHLGASRTEFLKLRPNNLLFDFMIEFSKQKGCSLLHLGGGYQENDGLFQFKTSFTNGNNYDYYIGKRIYNPKVYEELNRLIEEKYEVNPNYFPKYRGILKKK; encoded by the coding sequence TTGTTAAAAATTATTAGCCAAAAAAACGACTGGGAAAGAGTTTTAAATTTATTTAAGAATTTAGATGTTTATTACTCCTACGAGTATGGGAAATTATTTGAAAGAGTAGAAAAAGATGAATTATTAGGAGCATATTTTGAGAGAAGAAATGACAGATTATTTTATCCTTTTATTTTGAGAAGTATAAATATTTTTGAAGGATTGTACTATGATATCGTTACACCATACGGTTATGGAGGACCTTACGTAGAAGGCGATAAAAATATTGTAGGTGAATTTTATAAGGAATTTGAGCAATACTGTAGTGAAAAAAGAATAATTACGGAAACTATTAGATTTCACCCGTTATTAAAGAATCATGATTATTGTAAAAGCGTGATTAATTTACAATATATAAGACAAACAACAGCAGTTGACCTTGAGGATTCCCTAATTAATATTAGGGATAAATATACGAGTATGAATAAGAGAAATATTAAAAAAGCAATAAAAAATAATATAAGGTGCTTTGTTGCAGAGAAAACATTAGAAAATATAAATATTTTCAAAGAATTGTATGAAGAGACAATGGATAGAAATAAAGCTTTGGATTATTATTATTTTGACCAAGAGTTTTTTATAAATCAACTTGAGAATACAAAAATTAGTGAATCATATTTATTATTTGCCGAATACGATTCAGAAATTATTGCTGGAGTTATTGTTCTAATTGGAAAGAATTTTGCACACTATCACCTTGGTGCTTCAAGAACAGAATTTTTAAAACTTAGACCTAACAATTTATTATTCGACTTTATGATTGAATTTAGTAAACAAAAAGGATGTTCATTGCTCCATTTAGGTGGCGGATATCAAGAAAATGATGGGCTATTTCAGTTTAAAACTTCTTTTACTAATGGTAACAATTACGATTATTATATTGGAAAGAGAATATATAATCCGAAAGTTTATGAAGAGTTAAATAGATTAATTGAGGAAAAATACGAAGTTAATCCTAACTATTTTCCAAAGTATAGAGGAATATTAAAAAAGAAATAG
- a CDS encoding N-acetyltransferase, whose translation MQIDHAVTSDVKEMHALIQHFAEKGLVLPRSLLSIYQHLQCMYVARENNQIVGVGGLHILGHDLGEVRSLVVSPDHMGKGIGRMLVDHITNEAARLGVKRLISFTYQIEFFQKCGFEIAEKATLPEKVWIDCVNCPKLDCCDETAMIKYL comes from the coding sequence ATGCAAATCGACCATGCCGTCACGAGCGATGTGAAAGAGATGCACGCGTTAATTCAACACTTTGCGGAAAAAGGATTAGTCTTGCCGCGTTCGTTATTATCCATCTATCAGCACCTGCAATGCATGTATGTAGCTAGAGAGAACAACCAAATCGTTGGAGTAGGAGGATTGCATATCTTGGGGCACGATCTCGGGGAAGTCCGTTCGTTAGTCGTATCCCCTGATCATATGGGAAAAGGAATCGGCCGCATGCTCGTTGACCATATTACAAACGAGGCAGCCCGACTCGGGGTAAAACGATTAATCTCCTTCACTTACCAAATCGAGTTCTTTCAAAAATGCGGATTTGAAATCGCGGAAAAAGCCACGCTGCCTGAAAAAGTATGGATCGACTGTGTCAATTGTCCGAAACTCGACTGTTGCGATGAAACAGCCATGATTAAATACCTTTGA
- a CDS encoding helix-turn-helix domain-containing protein: MDKWEVYMEIYQLLKQGFSKATIAKKLNISRTTLYNYLKRSPEEMTIWLASTKQRRKKLDPCREIILHWIQKHPDLSASQVQDWLEEQIS; encoded by the coding sequence GTGGATAAGTGGGAAGTGTACATGGAAATTTATCAGCTCTTAAAGCAAGGATTTAGTAAAGCCACTATCGCTAAAAAATTAAACATATCCAGAACGACATTATATAACTATTTAAAACGTTCGCCAGAGGAAATGACGATATGGCTGGCTTCTACGAAGCAGCGAAGAAAAAAGTTAGACCCTTGCCGAGAGATTATTTTACATTGGATTCAGAAGCATCCAGATCTATCAGCGTCTCAAGTACAAGATTGGCTGGAGGAACAAATATCCTGA
- the galE gene encoding UDP-glucose 4-epimerase GalE: MTILVTGGAGYIGSHTCVELLNAGYDIIVVDSFVNSKPEALKRVSEITGKEFPVYHIDLLQKDELETVFSKHSIEAVIHFAGLKAVGESVAIPLRYYHNNITGTLMLCEVMQAYGVKKMVFSSSAAVYGTPKRVPISEDFPLQATNPYGRTKLMIEEILRDLYIADNEWSIALLRYFNPIGAHPSGRIGEDPNGVPNNLMPYITQVAVGKLKELRVFGNDYPTVDGTGVRDYIHVVDLALGHVKALEKVLETTGVEAYNLGTGRGYSVLELVSAFERVTGVKIPYTIVDRRPGDVAVCYADPTKAKEELGWVATRGIEDMCRDAWRWQSQNPNGYEQVAEPTAKLR, from the coding sequence ATGACAATCCTTGTGACAGGTGGTGCCGGTTATATCGGTAGCCATACCTGTGTTGAATTATTGAATGCAGGATATGATATTATTGTGGTAGATTCATTTGTAAACAGTAAGCCGGAAGCGTTAAAACGAGTCAGCGAGATTACAGGAAAGGAGTTTCCTGTTTATCATATCGATTTGCTTCAGAAGGATGAGCTTGAAACGGTATTCTCTAAACATTCCATTGAAGCGGTGATCCATTTTGCTGGGTTAAAAGCCGTTGGGGAGTCGGTAGCGATTCCCCTTCGTTACTATCATAACAATATTACTGGTACGTTAATGTTATGTGAAGTAATGCAAGCGTACGGTGTGAAGAAGATGGTATTTAGCTCTTCGGCAGCAGTATACGGAACACCGAAGCGTGTGCCGATTTCTGAAGATTTTCCACTTCAAGCAACAAACCCGTATGGACGAACGAAGCTGATGATTGAAGAAATTTTGCGTGATTTGTATATTGCCGATAATGAATGGAGTATTGCGCTTTTACGTTACTTCAACCCGATCGGCGCTCATCCGAGCGGGCGGATAGGGGAAGACCCGAACGGTGTTCCGAACAACTTAATGCCATACATTACCCAAGTCGCAGTCGGGAAGTTGAAAGAACTGCGTGTATTTGGCAATGATTATCCAACGGTTGACGGCACAGGAGTCCGTGATTATATTCATGTTGTCGACTTGGCTTTGGGCCATGTAAAGGCATTGGAGAAGGTTCTCGAGACAACAGGAGTGGAAGCATACAACCTCGGTACAGGACGGGGATATAGCGTCCTTGAGCTTGTATCGGCATTTGAAAGAGTGACAGGAGTGAAAATTCCGTATACTATCGTCGATCGCCGTCCTGGTGATGTAGCGGTGTGCTATGCCGATCCAACGAAGGCGAAGGAAGAGCTCGGTTGGGTGGCGACAAGAGGGATTGAAGATATGTGCCGCGATGCGTGGCGGTGGCAGTCGCAAAATCCCAATGGGTATGAACAGGTGGCGGAGCCAACAGCCAAACTACGATGA
- a CDS encoding transposase: MGHQAQVDFGKVKVKNQQGKDIDLYFIAFVLSHSRYKYMEWLNRPFTTRDVIQAHENAFQWFGGIPNELVYDQDNLIVVSENAGDLILTAEFEAYRRQRNLILHVCRKADPESKGKIENVVGFIKHNFAKHRIFTTIDAWNEQGWNWLRRTGNGRVHNTTKKRPADVFELEKAHLRPISPSLDVTGVPQTNLTNSITRTVRKDNTILYKSNRYTVPCGTYTSFGKTVQIVIQEAEQELLIYDWETGEYLGKHPITHGKGKLIQNRNHLRDRAKGIDVYLERIAHEFENPDAAKEYLERIRKNYPRYIRDQLQLIQKQLAQFPLSLCSQALQKCMELQLYSASAFTDMVGYLQRQHRRNTSDKVVSVNRIQPLREGNLSVLEAQPAVRSIEEYMEILEGRTK, from the coding sequence ATGGGTCACCAAGCGCAAGTCGATTTTGGAAAAGTCAAAGTAAAAAACCAACAAGGAAAGGATATCGATTTATATTTTATCGCCTTTGTTCTTTCGCACTCCCGTTATAAATACATGGAGTGGCTGAATCGTCCTTTTACGACGAGAGATGTCATCCAAGCGCACGAGAATGCGTTCCAATGGTTTGGGGGAATCCCAAACGAGCTGGTTTACGATCAGGACAACCTGATTGTGGTCAGCGAAAATGCCGGGGATCTCATTCTCACGGCCGAATTTGAAGCGTATCGGAGACAACGAAACTTGATTCTCCATGTATGTCGAAAGGCAGATCCGGAAAGCAAGGGGAAAATCGAAAACGTCGTAGGATTTATCAAACATAACTTTGCCAAACATCGGATCTTTACTACGATCGATGCATGGAATGAACAAGGATGGAATTGGCTGCGCCGAACAGGAAACGGCAGAGTTCATAATACGACAAAAAAGAGACCGGCCGATGTGTTCGAACTCGAAAAAGCACACTTGCGACCGATCTCTCCATCATTGGACGTGACTGGCGTCCCCCAAACAAACCTTACCAACAGTATAACAAGGACGGTGAGAAAGGACAATACCATTCTGTACAAATCCAATCGATACACGGTTCCGTGCGGAACCTATACATCGTTTGGGAAAACGGTGCAAATCGTCATTCAAGAGGCAGAACAAGAACTCCTGATCTATGATTGGGAAACCGGGGAATACTTAGGGAAACACCCGATCACTCACGGCAAAGGGAAACTCATTCAAAACCGGAATCATCTGCGTGATCGAGCGAAAGGGATCGATGTGTATCTCGAGAGGATTGCCCATGAATTTGAAAATCCGGATGCGGCCAAGGAGTATCTCGAACGTATACGAAAAAACTATCCACGATATATACGGGATCAATTACAGCTCATTCAAAAGCAGCTGGCTCAATTTCCACTCTCTCTGTGCAGCCAAGCGCTGCAAAAATGTATGGAATTACAGTTGTATAGCGCCTCTGCGTTTACAGATATGGTCGGTTACTTACAACGACAACATAGACGGAACACTTCCGACAAAGTCGTTTCAGTGAATCGAATTCAACCATTACGTGAGGGGAACCTTTCGGTTTTGGAAGCTCAACCAGCTGTCAGAAGCATCGAAGAATATATGGAGATTTTGGAGGGAAGAACGAAATGA
- a CDS encoding N-acetyltransferase, translating to MPIKQIESKDYKRVLQLIKEGMDENILPTTIYYLDKCAEYIKLLLSSNSLISGYYYYGYYHGDELVGFSEWRDLDYCLFLNNIYIDLKYRNKGIGSQLFNQGIDLAKRLQKKTIELDVYSNNNRAIRWYSSLGFVPKVESHVIELDLVRELSTNITYTIINYPQSIKLLNEFGFSYLDINSITGLKKVGLLNHSYFRLNHPNDLEDETLLYTLKTFDPNRKFLCITNNPHIPKLFVHKIIAKSMRLQLHL from the coding sequence TTGCCAATAAAACAGATTGAGAGTAAAGATTATAAAAGGGTTTTACAATTAATTAAAGAAGGAATGGATGAGAATATTTTACCAACTACTATTTATTATCTTGATAAGTGCGCTGAGTACATTAAGTTGCTTCTCTCTTCTAATAGTTTAATCAGTGGATATTATTATTATGGATATTATCACGGAGATGAACTAGTTGGGTTCTCTGAGTGGAGAGATCTTGATTACTGCCTTTTCCTTAATAACATTTATATAGACTTAAAGTATCGAAACAAAGGGATAGGAAGTCAATTATTCAATCAAGGTATTGATTTAGCGAAAAGACTACAGAAAAAAACTATTGAGCTTGATGTTTATTCAAATAATAATAGAGCAATAAGATGGTATAGTTCATTAGGATTTGTACCAAAGGTAGAGTCTCATGTTATTGAATTAGATCTTGTTAGGGAACTTTCCACAAATATTACGTATACTATAATTAACTATCCTCAATCCATAAAACTATTAAATGAATTTGGTTTTTCCTATCTGGATATTAACAGTATTACAGGATTAAAAAAGGTAGGTTTGTTAAACCATTCCTATTTTAGATTAAATCATCCTAATGATTTAGAAGATGAAACTTTATTGTATACATTGAAAACTTTTGATCCAAATCGAAAGTTTCTATGCATTACTAATAATCCGCATATTCCAAAACTCTTTGTTCACAAAATAATAGCAAAGTCAATGAGATTACAGCTTCACTTATAA
- a CDS encoding IS3 family transposase (programmed frameshift), whose translation MTRRFDKEFKIHAVKLVIEEGKAVAQTARQLDISPKTLHKWVADYKKDAEHSFVGSGNLKPEDQEKRELQKRIRDLEEENAILKKGHEHLRQKPEVIYPFIHTHRKEFRVAKMCEVLGVSRSGYYAWIKRPESQQKKRQEALKKQIKKIHIDSRETYGSPKITKILQKQGVEVSQKTVATIMKDGNIRSKTKKKYKATTNSTHHWPVSPNLLNQQFEVKEPNQVWVADITYIWTKEGWLYFASIMDLFSRKIVGWHLSERMTKELVIKAFQRAIHRRNPQPGLIHHSDQGSQYASNEYQAMLRQYGIQPSMSRKGNCYDNACAESFHSILKKELIFHETFTTRKEAKQRIFEYIECFYNAERIHSANEYMSPMAYEKMHQQGKKQ comes from the exons ATGACAAGACGTTTTGATAAAGAATTCAAAATACATGCAGTAAAATTAGTGATCGAGGAAGGAAAAGCGGTCGCTCAAACCGCAAGACAACTCGATATTTCGCCAAAAACTCTTCATAAATGGGTCGCAGATTATAAAAAAGATGCCGAACATAGTTTTGTCGGAAGTGGAAACCTCAAACCAGAAGATCAAGAAAAGCGCGAACTCCAAAAACGCATCCGTGACCTTGAGGAGGAAAACGCTATTTTAAAAAAGG GCCATGAGCATCTTCGCCAAAAACCAGAAGTCATTTATCCATTCATTCATACGCATAGAAAGGAGTTTCGCGTGGCGAAGATGTGTGAAGTCTTAGGCGTTTCGAGAAGTGGATACTATGCTTGGATCAAACGGCCGGAGAGCCAACAAAAGAAAAGACAGGAAGCGCTGAAAAAGCAAATCAAAAAGATTCATATCGATTCAAGAGAAACATATGGCAGTCCAAAAATCACAAAAATCCTTCAGAAACAAGGAGTCGAGGTATCTCAAAAAACGGTCGCCACAATCATGAAAGATGGGAACATTCGTTCAAAAACAAAGAAAAAATATAAGGCAACCACGAACTCGACGCATCATTGGCCTGTGTCCCCCAACTTATTGAATCAGCAGTTTGAAGTGAAGGAGCCGAATCAAGTATGGGTGGCGGATATCACGTATATTTGGACGAAAGAAGGCTGGCTGTATTTCGCATCCATCATGGATTTGTTTTCTCGTAAAATTGTAGGATGGCATCTTTCCGAGCGCATGACAAAGGAGTTAGTGATCAAAGCATTCCAACGAGCCATCCATCGGCGAAATCCTCAACCTGGTCTGATCCACCATTCGGATCAAGGGAGCCAGTATGCATCGAATGAATACCAAGCCATGTTGAGGCAATACGGAATCCAGCCGAGCATGAGTCGAAAGGGAAACTGTTATGACAACGCATGTGCGGAATCGTTTCACAGCATCCTGAAAAAGGAACTCATTTTCCACGAAACCTTTACGACAAGGAAAGAAGCGAAACAACGGATTTTTGAATACATTGAGTGTTTTTATAATGCCGAGCGAATTCATTCCGCTAATGAGTACATGTCTCCGATGGCGTATGAGAAGATGCATCAGCAAGGCAAAAAGCAGTGA
- a CDS encoding VanZ family protein, which yields MVSWNAFMRKFAHVLVFGFLAVVIWRALYPRRWAMVGAWVFTVIYACFDEWHQSFQPGRTPLVSDVVIDALGATLALWIVRMSMRKVRLSYGQSVRQIGNIFGERMMLV from the coding sequence ATGGTTTCTTGGAATGCCTTCATGCGCAAGTTTGCTCACGTGTTAGTGTTTGGTTTCCTTGCGGTCGTCATATGGCGGGCGCTCTATCCGCGGCGGTGGGCGATGGTGGGGGCGTGGGTGTTCACTGTTATCTATGCCTGTTTCGATGAGTGGCATCAGTCGTTCCAGCCTGGGCGGACGCCGCTCGTGTCAGATGTCGTCATTGATGCGCTCGGTGCCACGTTGGCGTTATGGATCGTGCGGATGTCGATGCGGAAGGTGCGCCTGTCGTATGGGCAGTCAGTTCGGCAGATAGGGAATATCTTTGGGGAAAGGATGATGTTAGTCTAG
- a CDS encoding aminotransferase class I/II-fold pyridoxal phosphate-dependent enzyme: protein MKKIFLSPPHMSGNEQKYINEAFETNWIAPLGPNVDAFEKELAAYVGAKGAAAVSSGTAAIHLALRLLGVERGDVVFCSSLTFVASANPILYQGAEPVFIDSEPDTWNMSPQALERAMDAAKREGKLPKAVVVVNLYGQSAKMDEILAICDRYGVPVVEDAAESLGSTYKGKKSGTFGAFGIYSFNGNKIITTSGGGMLVSDDVDALQRARFLATQARDPAPHYQHSQMGYNYRMSNIVAGIGRAQLEVLDERVKTRRAIFDRYVQALGKIDGIHFMPELQGTISNRWLTALTIDQQKLGVTPMDIINTLAVENIEARPVWKPLHLQPLFAGVRYYPHEEGWSVSDDLFANGICLPSGSSMTVEEQNRVIDVFLHAVQR from the coding sequence ATGAAAAAGATATTTTTATCTCCTCCCCATATGAGCGGGAACGAACAAAAGTACATCAATGAAGCGTTTGAAACAAACTGGATTGCTCCGCTTGGTCCGAATGTTGATGCGTTTGAGAAAGAGCTGGCGGCGTACGTCGGTGCGAAAGGGGCGGCGGCGGTCAGTTCGGGGACGGCGGCGATTCATTTGGCGCTGCGGTTGCTTGGCGTTGAGCGGGGCGATGTGGTGTTTTGTTCCTCGTTGACATTTGTTGCGAGTGCGAATCCGATTTTGTATCAAGGTGCGGAGCCTGTTTTCATCGATTCGGAACCAGATACGTGGAATATGTCCCCACAGGCGCTAGAGCGGGCGATGGACGCAGCGAAGCGGGAAGGGAAGCTGCCTAAGGCAGTGGTGGTTGTGAATTTGTATGGCCAAAGTGCGAAGATGGATGAGATTTTGGCGATTTGCGACCGCTACGGTGTGCCTGTTGTGGAAGATGCGGCAGAATCGCTTGGTTCGACGTATAAAGGAAAGAAAAGCGGCACGTTTGGGGCGTTTGGCATTTATTCGTTTAATGGAAACAAAATTATTACGACCTCTGGCGGGGGGATGTTGGTTTCCGATGATGTGGACGCGCTGCAACGAGCTCGTTTTTTGGCGACTCAAGCGCGCGACCCTGCGCCGCATTACCAACATAGCCAAATGGGCTATAACTACCGCATGAGCAACATCGTCGCGGGCATTGGCCGGGCGCAGTTAGAAGTGCTAGACGAGCGGGTAAAGACGAGACGGGCGATTTTTGATCGTTACGTACAAGCGTTAGGGAAGATTGACGGCATTCATTTCATGCCTGAACTTCAAGGGACGATATCCAACCGCTGGCTGACAGCGCTGACGATCGACCAACAGAAGCTCGGCGTGACGCCGATGGACATTATTAATACGTTGGCGGTGGAGAATATCGAAGCCCGTCCGGTGTGGAAGCCGCTGCATTTGCAACCGCTGTTTGCAGGGGTGCGGTATTATCCGCATGAGGAAGGATGGAGCGTGTCGGATGACTTGTTTGCCAACGGCATCTGCCTGCCGTCCGGCTCCAGCATGACGGTCGAGGAACAAAACCGAGTGATCGACGTGTTTCTTCACGCCGTTCAACGATAA
- a CDS encoding glycoside hydrolase family 3 protein, with protein sequence MKTMSLQEKIGQLVMVGFPSNEPDEHVKRMIRHYDVGGVILYDRNMETPEQVATLTNDLQRVALENRFKIPLVFSIDQEGGKIVRMRQYVSPIPSQQQLGQSKDDAKVYQIAHRTGTELAAMGIQINFAPVLDLSATDSRSFGEDPVLAGRLGKKVVTGLTDAGVTPVLKHFPGNGRSHIDPHHDSSSVDAGREDLENKDILPFRQIITNIDHDHFFVMVTHTKYPVYDKENPASLSSAIIQQLLREKLGYEGIVVTDDLEMGAVSKYFTYREIGYRAIAAGADLLLVCHTFDHQKEVMDGIWDAVQTGKLSEERINESVRKILAYKLSQFPSIKNVYVDPAKAKQVGGK encoded by the coding sequence ATGAAAACGATGAGCCTTCAGGAAAAAATCGGCCAACTGGTCATGGTCGGATTTCCATCGAACGAGCCCGATGAACACGTGAAACGAATGATTCGCCACTATGATGTGGGCGGGGTCATTTTATATGACCGCAATATGGAAACACCCGAACAAGTCGCCACCTTGACGAACGATTTGCAGCGGGTGGCCTTGGAAAACCGATTCAAAATCCCGCTCGTCTTTAGCATTGACCAGGAAGGGGGAAAGATTGTCCGAATGCGGCAATACGTTTCCCCGATCCCTTCTCAACAGCAGCTCGGCCAAAGCAAAGACGATGCCAAAGTGTATCAAATCGCCCACCGAACGGGAACAGAACTGGCCGCGATGGGCATTCAAATCAACTTCGCACCAGTGTTGGATTTATCTGCGACCGACAGCCGTTCGTTTGGGGAAGACCCTGTGTTAGCAGGACGGTTGGGGAAAAAAGTGGTAACAGGGCTGACCGATGCGGGCGTGACGCCCGTACTGAAACACTTTCCGGGAAACGGGCGCAGTCACATCGATCCGCACCATGACAGCTCTTCCGTTGATGCCGGGAGGGAAGATCTTGAAAACAAAGACATTCTTCCATTTCGACAAATCATCACAAACATCGACCATGACCATTTCTTTGTGATGGTCACACACACTAAATACCCGGTATACGACAAAGAAAATCCAGCCAGCCTTTCTTCCGCGATTATTCAACAATTGCTGCGGGAGAAATTGGGCTATGAGGGCATTGTCGTGACAGACGATTTGGAGATGGGAGCGGTAAGCAAGTATTTCACCTATCGGGAAATCGGTTATCGCGCCATAGCGGCTGGTGCTGACTTATTGCTTGTCTGCCACACGTTTGACCACCAAAAAGAAGTGATGGACGGCATATGGGACGCCGTCCAAACGGGAAAACTGTCTGAAGAACGAATCAACGAATCCGTGAGAAAGATTTTAGCCTATAAACTGTCCCAATTCCCTTCCATCAAAAACGTTTACGTCGATCCCGCGAAAGCGAAACAAGTGGGAGGGAAATAA
- a CDS encoding sugar transferase — translation MKRSFDFIVSLIALAVLSPIMAVTAILVRWKLGSPVLFKQQRPGLHGKPFYLYKFRTMTDERDENGELLPDHLRLTQFGQFLRKFSLDELPQLYNILKGDMSFVGPRPLLMKYFPYYTDREKKRHNVRPGITGLAQVSGRNNLGWDERLELDVKYVENYSFWLDLKIIFLTIKKVLKSEDVVIDPRSTMKDLDEERSVRQEKTVIK, via the coding sequence CTGAAGCGGAGTTTTGACTTCATTGTTTCGCTGATTGCCCTTGCTGTTTTATCGCCGATCATGGCGGTAACGGCTATTCTTGTGCGTTGGAAGTTGGGCTCTCCTGTCTTGTTCAAGCAACAACGCCCTGGTTTGCATGGCAAGCCTTTTTATTTGTATAAATTTCGTACAATGACAGACGAACGAGATGAAAATGGAGAGCTTTTACCTGATCATCTAAGACTAACGCAGTTTGGACAGTTTCTTCGAAAATTCAGTTTAGATGAACTACCACAGTTATACAATATTTTGAAAGGCGATATGAGTTTTGTGGGACCAAGGCCTTTATTAATGAAATATTTTCCTTATTATACTGATAGGGAGAAAAAAAGACATAATGTGAGACCGGGTATTACTGGTTTAGCACAAGTTTCAGGTAGAAATAATTTAGGCTGGGATGAGCGATTAGAACTAGATGTAAAATATGTGGAAAATTATAGTTTTTGGTTAGACCTAAAAATCATATTTTTGACAATCAAAAAGGTGTTAAAGAGTGAAGATGTTGTAATTGATCCAAGATCTACAATGAAGGATTTAGATGAAGAGCGGTCTGTGAGACAGGAAAAGACTGTTATTAAATAA
- the istB gene encoding IS21-like element helper ATPase IstB → MSQLAKVQELLRTLRLTETASHLPVLVKQAETNEMTYLRFLSIVLQYEQDCREKKARERRLKWAAFPYSKTLDEFQLDEQPSLTKRQFHQLRELAWLDQLFNLILLGPPGVGKTHLAIGLGMEAIDQGYKVTFITMGELIQALKTEEITRKSRIRLQRLRESNLVIIDDLMFMAMDQREANLFFHLINDLYNQSSIILTSNKGPSEWGELLGDRAITTAVLDRIIHRAEVIHLNGDSYRMKHRISIFSDETVQN, encoded by the coding sequence ATGAGCCAGCTGGCGAAAGTACAAGAGTTATTGCGAACGCTGCGTTTGACCGAAACGGCTTCGCACCTGCCTGTACTAGTGAAACAAGCAGAAACAAACGAGATGACCTATCTTCGTTTTTTGTCCATAGTATTGCAGTATGAACAAGATTGTCGGGAGAAAAAAGCACGGGAAAGGCGTCTAAAATGGGCAGCTTTCCCGTATTCCAAGACATTGGACGAGTTTCAGCTGGATGAACAGCCATCACTGACAAAACGGCAATTTCATCAATTGCGGGAACTCGCATGGTTAGACCAACTTTTTAACTTAATTTTATTAGGACCGCCAGGTGTAGGGAAAACCCATTTAGCGATTGGACTTGGGATGGAGGCGATTGATCAAGGGTATAAAGTGACGTTTATTACCATGGGAGAGTTAATTCAAGCGTTAAAAACAGAAGAAATCACTCGCAAATCTCGAATTCGTCTTCAGCGTCTAAGAGAATCCAACCTCGTGATTATCGATGATCTCATGTTTATGGCGATGGATCAACGAGAAGCCAATTTATTTTTCCATTTGATCAATGACTTGTACAATCAATCATCCATTATTTTAACGTCCAACAAGGGACCAAGTGAATGGGGAGAACTACTGGGGGATCGGGCGATCACTACAGCCGTATTAGATAGAATTATTCATCGGGCAGAGGTGATTCATTTAAACGGAGACAGCTATCGCATGAAGCATAGAATTTCCATTTTCAGCGATGAAACTGTTCAAAATTAA